From a region of the Oryzias melastigma strain HK-1 linkage group LG4, ASM292280v2, whole genome shotgun sequence genome:
- the abhd8b gene encoding protein ABHD8 — translation MLTSFIEGLLCCLTSKSANTVVPIETSELADGYEFVEVKPGRVLRVRHIIPDRPIEEEPSQGASVSCKRKITVYRNGQLFIENLGERASAELKSCQNGETEPNSTVEVELAESRNSSPPVSLPEPRSESVTAGNNGASETGAAGEAPAAVHPDQSQQPRKRRRKPKRTVVIDCERKISACKGTHSDVVLFFIHGVGGSLDIWGSQLEFFSRLGYEVIAPDLAGHGASSAPQIAAAYTFYALAEDVRIIFKRYAKKRNILIGHSYGVSFCTFLAHEFPDQIQKMVMINGGGPTALEPSLCSIFNLPTCVLHCLSPLLAWSFLKAGFARQGAREKQLLKENNAFNVSSFVLRAMMSGQYWPEGDEVYHAELTVPILLVHGMHDKFVPVEEDQRMAEILLMAFLKVLEDGSHMVMMECPETVNTLLHEFLLWEPATPALVKKENKTRPETAKAQTDNNREATEPATVRPATARQT, via the exons ATGCTGACCAGCTTTATAGAAGGTCTCCTCTGCTGCCTCACCTCAAAATCTGCCAACACTGTGGTCCCCATTGAAACCTCAGAACTTGCAGACGGCTATGAGTTTGTGGAGGTGAAACCAGGCAGAGTTCTGCGGGTTCGACACATCATCCCGGATCGCCCCATAGAAGAGGAACCATCGCAGGGGGCAAGCGTCAGCTGCAAGAGAAAGATCACAGTTTACCGCAACGGACAGCTCTTCATAGAGAATCTGGGTGAGAGGGCGAGCGCCGAGCTGAAATCCTGTCAAAACGGAGAGACAGAACCCAACAGCACTGTGGAAGTTGAACTGGCAGAATCCCGTAACTCATCTCCCCCCGTCAGCCTTCCTGAGCCCCGCTCAGAATCCGTCACAGCCGGAAACAACGGGGCATCTGAAACAGGAGCGGCAGGTGAGGCACCTGCTGCGGTTCACCCCGACCAATCCCAGCAGCCCAGGAAGCGCAGGAGGAAGCCCAAACGCACCGTAGTGATTGACTGTGAGAGGAAGATATCAGCCTGCAAAGGGACGCATTCAGACGTGGTTCTGTTCTTCATCCACGGAGTGGGAGGCTCGCTAGATATCTGGGGAAGCCAGCTGGAGTTCTTTTCTCGCCTGGGCTACGAGGTGATTGCTCCAGACTTGGCAGGTCACGGAGCCAGCTCTGCTCCACAGATAGCTGCTGCATACACGTTCTACGCCCTGGCTGAGGATGTGAGGATCATCTTCAAAAGATATGCAAAGAAGAGGAATATTCTGATTGGACATTCTTATGG CGTGTCCTTCTGTACATTCCTGGCTCACGAGTTTCCAGATCAAATTCAAAAGATGGTGATGATCAACGGTGGCGGTCCCACCGCTCTGGAGCCCAGCCTCTGCTCCATCTTCAACCTGCCCACCTGTGTGCTTCACTGCCTGTCTCCTCTGCTGGCGTGGAGCTTTCTCAA GGCTGGCTTTGCTCGGCAGGGTGCCAGGGAGAAGCAGTTGCTGAAAGAAAACAATGCCTTCAATGTGTCGTCATTCGTGTTGCGTGCCATGATGAGCGGGCAGTACTGGCCTGAGGGGGACGAGGTTTACCACGCCGAGCTCACCGTGCCCATCTTGCTCGTTCATGGTATGCACGACAAATTTGTCCCGGTTGAAGAGGACCAGCGCATGGCGGAG ATCCTCCTGATGGCTTTCCTGAAGGTGCTGGAAGATGGTAGTCACATGGTCATGATGGAGTGTCCAGAGACTGTCAACACACTCCTGCACGAGTTCCTCCTCTGGGAACCGGCCACCCCAGCGCTGGTAAAGAAGGAGAACAAAACTCGTCCGGAGACGGCCAAAGCTCAAACCGACAACAACAGAGAAGCGACCGAGCCCGCCACAGTCCGGCCTGCAACCGCCAGGCAAACCTAA
- the dda1 gene encoding DET1- and DDB1-associated protein 1, giving the protein MEKADFLKGLPVYNKSNFSRFHADSVCKASNRRPSVYLPTREYPSEQIIVTEKTNILLRYLHQQWDKKNAAKKREQEQGEADSPAPPRKIARTDSQEMNEDS; this is encoded by the exons ATGGAGAAG GCCGATTTCTTGAAAGGACTTCCAGTCTACAATAAGAGCAACTTCAGCAGGTTCCATGCAGATTCTGTTTGTAAAGCATCt AATCGAAGGCCTTCTGTGTACCTTCCAACACGAGAATATCCTTCTGAACAAA TAATTGTAACAGAGAAGACCAACATCCTCCTGCGTTATCTCCATCAACAGTGGGACAAAAAG AATGCAGCAAAGAAAAGGGAACAAGAGCAAGGTGAGGCGGACAGTCCAGCACCCCCGAGGAAGATCGCCAGGACGGATAGCCAAGAGATGAACGAGGATTCATAA
- the ano8b gene encoding anoctamin-8 isoform X2 produces the protein MSERVLHWGETACGMMKDLLHLYKLFGKRLLQAGRHIMSHKSWMKTVPTENCDVLMTFADTTDDHTLLWLLNHIRLGIPELIIQIRHHKHTRVYAFFITATYENLLRGAEEMGLRKAVKPEFGGGTRNFSCEEDYIYENIESELCFFTSQERQSIIKYWLDNLRAKHGEALHNITFLGGQPIIPELRARGVIQQVFPLHEQRILSQLMKSWVQAVCEKQPLDDICDYFGVKIAMYFAWLGFYTTSMLYPAVIGFVLWMLTESDQTSRDICCVVFALFNVVWATLFLERWKRRSAELAYKWGTLDAPSESLEEPRPQFRGVKRCSPITGCEEFYYPPWRRLVFRWLVSLPICILCLCFVFLVMIICFELQEFVMGIKEMPRLARFIPKIMLAITVTACDEVYRKIACWLNDMENYRLQSAYEKNLIIKMVLFQFVNSYLSLFYIGFYLKDMERLKEMLATLLIIRQFLQTVKEVLQPYLYERHKLGELTLRAVWDLLLSVLLKYARLAAGSAQVSPTDQTVAGPGLRGARPRVGLSERREKKCLNGGCGVPDEEEGGERDEADSGRFSEGETEEESLIDCGLKLRKVSFIEKVDRRSACSGPLMENSFLEEGSPTMVEKGMDPASVFEMCDEDDDNGIHDVKDPSAGGGGSEGVNAVAAAAAGSAASPPSESSTSLRHRRGRSAERGETKTKRESWIDPPEEKDSTTLTQAEMESCMQTYADTFEDYQEMFIQFGYVVLFSSAFPLAAMCALINNIIEIRSDAFKLCTGLQRPFGVRVTSIGQWQTAMEAMGLIAIIVNCYLIGQCGQLQRLFPWLSPEMAIVSIVILEHFAVLLKYIIHVAIPDVPTWVKEEMAKLDYQRREAFKKHERQAQQHYQQLQRRKREEEERQRQAEHMARRERERDDSRGDSSADHHHDKSHGSKSRSGGGGAGGSDKPKRPSSLLANNNVMKLKQIIPLQSKFSSGGARSPQSPTGSEPKLSGFLSFKFLKSPENKKEGATASSVAAAASTTSSSSGSSSQERSQSPTKAFNPGKLFNFGKSEGGACVNGAPLPRPGEGSSSQMPERQPSRSDLNGVPDEIPSPGGEGSENGHGTDLDPASSKI, from the exons TTTACTGAGAGGTGCAGAGGAGATGGGACTGAGGAAGGCGGTGAAGCCTGAGTTCGGCGGAGGAACACGGAACTTCTCATGTGAAGAGGACTACATCTACGAGAACATCGAGAGCGAGCTGTGCTTCTTCACCTCACAG GAGAGGCAGAGCATCATTAAATACTGGTTGGACAATCTTCGTGCCAAACATGGAGAGGCTCTTCATAATATCACCTTCTTAGGGGGCCAGCCAATCA TCCCGGAGCTGAGAGCCAGAGGTGTGATCCAGCAGGTGTTTCCTCTCCACGAGCAGAGGATCCTCAGTCAGCTCATGAAGTCCTGGGTCCAGGCTGTCTGTGAAAAGCAGCCTTTAG ATGACATCTGTGATTACTTTGGGGTGAAGATCGCTATGTATTTTGCCTGGCTGGGTTTCTACACCACTTCAATGTTATATCCTGCTGTGATTGGCTTTGTGCTTTGGATGCTCACCGAGTCAGATCAG ACGAGTCGTGACATCTGCTGTGTGGTGTTTGCCCTGTTCAACGTGGTGTGGGCCACTCTGTTTTTGGAGCGGTGGAAAAGGCGGAGCGCCGAGCTGGCGTACAAGTGGGGAACGCTGGATGCGCCCTCCGAATCCCTGGAGGAGCCGCGGCCTCAGTTTCGG GGAGTCAAGCGCTGCAGCCCCATCACAGGATGTGAGGAGTTCTACTATCCTCCGTGGCGCAGGCTTGTCTTCAGGTGGCTGGTCAGCCTGCCCATCTGTATCCTCTGCCTCTGCTTTGTCTTCCTGGTCATGATCATCTGCTTTGAGCTGCAG GAGTTTGTGATGGGGATCAAAGAAATGCCTCGGCTGGCTCGCTTCATTCCCAAAATCATGCTGGCTATCACTGTGACTGCATGTGACGAGGTGTACAGGAAAATCGCCTGCTGGCTAAACGACATGG AAAACTATAGACTCCAGAGTGCCTATGAGAAAAATCTCATCATCAAAATGGTtctt TTTCAGTTTGTAAACTCATATCTAAGCCTTTTCTACATTGGATTCTACCTCAAAGACATGGAGCGCCTGAAGGAG ATGCTTGCCACTCTGCTCATCATCCGCCAGTTCCTTCAGACTGTGAAGGAAGTACTGCAGCCTTACCTGTATGAGCGCCACAAGCTGGGGGAGCTGACGCTGAGAGCCGTGTGGGACTTGCTGCTCTCGGTGCTGCTGAAATACGCTCGGCTGGCAGCGGGAAGTGCCCAGGTCTCTCCGACGGACCAGACGGTGGCAGGACCTGGACTGAGAGGCGCGAGGCCCCGGGTGGGACTGTCGGAACGGAG GGAGAAGAAGTGTTTGAACGGAGGATGTGGAGTGCCtgatgaggaggagggaggggagaGGGATGAAGCTGACAGCGGGAGGTTCAGTGAAGGAGAGACAGAGGAGGAAAGTTTGATTGACTGTGGTTTGAAGCTGAGGAAGGTCAGCTTCATAGAGAAG gtGGACAGAAGGTCAGCCTGTAGTGGACCCCTCATGGAAAACAGTTTTCTAGAAGAAGGCAGCCCTACTATGGTGGAGAAAGGAATGGACCCGGCGTCTGTATTTGAAATGTGCGATGAGGACGACGATAATGGAATCCATGACGTGAAGGACCCGAGCGCCGGCGGCGGTGGATCTGAGGGGGTGAATGctgtagctgctgctgctgctggcagcGCCGCCTCACCCCCCTCAGAGAGCAGCACATCACTGCGTCACAGAAGAGGCCGGAGTGCAGAGAGAGGCGAGACCAAAACCAAGAGGGAGTCATGGATAGATCCTCCAGAAGAGAAAGACAGCACCACCCTCACTCAGGCTGAGATGGAGAGCTGCATGCAGACATATGCT GACACGTTTGAGGATTATCAAGAGATGTTCATCCAGTTTGGCTATGTGGTGCTTTTTTCCTCCGCGTTCCCCCTGGCTGCCATGTGTGCCCTCATCAACAACATCATCGAGATCCGCAGTGATGCCTTCAAGCTGTGCACTGGGCTGCAGAGGCCTTTTGGAGTCCGAGTGACTAGCATCGGCCAGTGGCAG ACCGCCATGGAAGCCATGGGCCTCATCGCCATCATAGTGAACTGCtacctgattggtcagtgtGGACAGCTGCAGCGGCTCTTTCCGTGGCTCAGCCCTGAAATGGCCATCGTCTCCATCGTCATCCTCGAG CACTTTGCTGTCCTCCTGAAGTACATCATCCATGTGGCGATTCCTGACGTTCCCACTTGGGTCAAGGAGGAGATGGCTAAACTGGACTATCAGCGCAGGGAGGCCTTCAAG AAGCACGAGCGGCAGGCGCAGCAGCATTaccagcagctgcagaggaggaagagggaggaagaggagaggcaGAGGCAGGCGGAGCACATGGCCCGCAGAGAGAGGGAGCGGGACGACAGCAGAGGCGACTCCTCCGCGGACCACCACCACGACAAAAGTCATGGTAGCAAATCTCGCTCCGGGGGAGGAGGGGCCGGCGGGTCAGACAAACCCAAGAGGCCGAGCTCCCTGCTGGCCAATAATAACGTGATGAAGCTGAAGCAGATCATCCCGCTGCAGAGCAAGTTCTCCTCAGGTGGAGCCCGCTCCCCTCAGTCGCCCACGGGCAGTGAGCCCAAGCTGTCCGGGTTCTTGAGCTTTAAGTTCCTCAAGTCACCTgagaataaaaaggaaggagCGACGGCTTCTTCTGTCGCCGCAGCCGCCAGCACCACATCATCCTCATCAGGTAGCAGCTCTCAGGAGCGTTCTCAGTCACCCACTAAAGCCTTCAACCCGGGGAAGTTGTTTAACTTTGGGAAATCTGAAGGAGGAGCGTGTGTGAACGGGGCTCCACTACCCAGACCTGGAGAAGGATCATCGTCACAGATGCCAGAAAGACAACCGTCCCGCTCTGACTTGAATGGAGTCCCTGATGAGATCCCCTCGCCCGGGGGCGAAGGGTCCGAGAACGGACACGGCACAGACTTGGACCCAGCAAGTTCTAAAATCTAG